A window of Campylobacter ureolyticus contains these coding sequences:
- the cmoA gene encoding carboxy-S-adenosyl-L-methionine synthase CmoA, whose translation MKDEIFKQPILKQFEFDENVASVFDDMISRSVPFYDVSSNLITQILVKYLDSQAFIIDLGCSTGALLFKLFEKNPKFRLCGVDNSKAMQEIAKNKAKAYGSKVEFIEADALTFEFNSVNAVILNYTLQFIRPLKRVNFIKKIYDGLEEGGILILSEKLLYEDKKLSKNMIEIYEEYKEKNGYSKYEIAQKRQALENVLIPFSEDENKKLLKDTGFKVIETIFKWGNFASFMAIKN comes from the coding sequence GTGAAAGATGAAATTTTTAAACAGCCAATTTTAAAACAATTTGAATTTGATGAAAATGTTGCAAGTGTGTTTGATGATATGATAAGTAGATCGGTACCATTTTATGATGTTTCATCAAATTTAATAACTCAAATTTTAGTAAAATATTTAGACAGTCAAGCTTTTATAATTGATCTTGGTTGCTCAACTGGTGCTTTGCTTTTTAAACTATTTGAAAAAAATCCAAAATTTAGACTTTGTGGAGTTGATAATTCAAAAGCTATGCAAGAAATTGCAAAAAATAAAGCAAAAGCGTATGGAAGTAAGGTTGAATTTATAGAAGCAGATGCATTAACTTTTGAGTTTAATAGTGTCAATGCTGTTATTTTAAACTATACTTTACAATTTATTCGCCCTTTAAAAAGAGTAAATTTTATAAAAAAAATATATGATGGACTAGAAGAGGGTGGAATTTTAATACTTAGTGAAAAGCTTCTTTATGAAGATAAAAAGCTATCTAAAAATATGATAGAAATTTATGAAGAATATAAAGAAAAAAATGGCTATTCAAAATATGAGATTGCTCAAAAACGACAAGCTTTAGAAAATGTTCTTATACCATTTAGTGAAGATGAAAATAAAAAATTATTAAAAGATACTGGATTTAAAGTAATAGAAACTATATTTAAATGGGGAAATTTTGCATCATTTATGGCGATTAAGAATTAA
- a CDS encoding bifunctional riboflavin kinase/FAD synthetase produces MDKSKIKSLAIGHFDGIHLGHKTLFSHCYDGGILVIENDGLKLTPKRESFINLPIFYKNINDIKNLSPEEFIKLLKNEFVNLKKIVVGYDFKFGKNRSADAIFLKNIFDGEVVIVNEKKINNISVHSERIREFLKKANIKMANLLLDRVYEIKGDLIKGQGLGKKELFSTLNLDTSNYFLPKNGVYATFTNLNNKDFKSVTFIGNRLSTDDKFSVETHIIEPFNEDRINCKITIKFKDFIRDNKKFENLNELKFQISKDILKAQDILKKDEL; encoded by the coding sequence ATGGATAAATCAAAAATAAAATCTCTTGCTATTGGACATTTTGATGGCATTCACTTAGGTCACAAAACTCTTTTTTCACATTGCTATGATGGTGGAATTTTAGTCATTGAAAATGATGGATTAAAACTAACTCCAAAAAGAGAGTCTTTTATAAATTTACCTATTTTTTATAAAAACATTAATGATATTAAAAATCTGAGTCCAGAAGAGTTTATAAAGCTTTTAAAAAATGAGTTTGTAAATTTAAAAAAAATAGTTGTTGGATATGACTTTAAATTTGGAAAAAACAGAAGTGCGGATGCTATTTTTTTAAAAAATATTTTTGATGGTGAAGTTGTTATAGTTAATGAAAAAAAGATTAATAATATTTCAGTTCATAGTGAAAGAATAAGGGAATTTTTAAAAAAAGCTAATATAAAAATGGCAAATTTGCTACTAGATAGAGTTTATGAAATAAAAGGAGATTTGATAAAAGGTCAAGGTTTAGGTAAAAAAGAGCTTTTTTCAACTCTAAATTTAGATACAAGCAACTATTTTTTACCAAAAAATGGTGTTTATGCAACTTTTACAAATCTAAATAACAAAGACTTTAAAAGTGTTACTTTTATAGGAAATAGGCTTTCAACAGATGATAAATTTAGTGTTGAAACACATATAATAGAGCCATTTAATGAAGATAGAATAAATTGTAAAATCACAATAAAATTTAAAGATTTTATAAGAGATAACAAAAAATTTGAAAACCTAAATGAGTTAAAATTTCAAATTTCAAAAGATATATTAAAAGCACAAGATATTTTAAAAAAGGATGAATTGTGA
- a CDS encoding lipocalin family protein has translation MKSIFTFLKNRGLLVCFTALILLSGCNNTNLTTPKRVIKGDFDIYKFSGTWYEIASMNDANLTNSTINFSVYNNEIKVIKSSTAKDDKVVKDEYKARFGLDDNKSMIEISKFGLVYEPLYIVKIDAYKYALIYGKDHKKLYILSRTKQIPALIEAIYLENAKKDGYNVEDIKWINQK, from the coding sequence ATGAAGAGTATTTTTACCTTTTTAAAAAATAGGGGTTTATTAGTATGCTTTACAGCTTTAATTTTACTAAGTGGCTGTAATAATACAAATTTAACTACACCAAAAAGAGTTATAAAAGGGGACTTTGATATCTATAAATTTAGTGGAACTTGGTATGAAATAGCTTCTATGAATGATGCAAATTTAACAAATTCAACTATAAATTTCAGCGTATATAATAATGAGATAAAGGTTATAAAAAGTTCTACTGCAAAAGATGACAAAGTTGTAAAAGATGAATATAAGGCAAGATTTGGTTTAGATGATAATAAAAGTATGATTGAAATTTCAAAATTTGGGCTTGTTTATGAGCCACTTTATATAGTAAAAATAGATGCTTATAAATATGCTTTAATTTATGGAAAAGATCATAAAAAGCTTTATATATTATCAAGAACTAAGCAAATTCCAGCATTAATTGAAGCAATTTATTTAGAAAATGCCAAAAAAGATGGCTATAATGTTGAAGATATTAAATGGATAAATCAAAAATAA
- the tlyA gene encoding 23S rRNA (cytidine-2'-O)-methyltransferase TlyA, producing MRADLYVANALNISRNKASEFIKDKKILINGELLEKNSLDIDNAKVEIMSEIYVSRAAFKLKEFLKDTDLDLKNKTVIDVGSSTGGFIQILLKNDVKKVVGVDVGTNQLDEKLKKDERVFVYENLDIKNFENKEIFDILTCDISFISLNLVIEKLSKLFTEFAIILFKPQFEVGVEAKRDKKGRVLDEKAILKAMNKFELNAAKQGLIMLKKEKSKLKGKNGNEEYFYLFKK from the coding sequence ATGAGAGCTGATTTGTATGTAGCAAATGCTTTAAATATAAGCAGAAACAAAGCAAGTGAATTTATAAAAGATAAAAAAATTTTAATAAATGGTGAGCTTTTAGAAAAAAATAGCTTAGATATTGATAATGCAAAAGTTGAAATAATGAGTGAAATTTATGTCTCTCGTGCAGCTTTTAAGCTTAAAGAATTTCTAAAAGATACTGATTTAGATTTAAAGAATAAAACAGTTATTGATGTTGGCAGCTCTACTGGAGGTTTTATACAGATTTTACTTAAAAATGATGTCAAAAAAGTTGTTGGTGTTGATGTTGGAACAAACCAATTAGATGAAAAATTAAAAAAAGATGAAAGAGTTTTTGTTTATGAAAATTTAGATATAAAAAACTTTGAAAATAAAGAAATTTTTGATATTTTAACTTGTGATATAAGTTTTATTTCATTAAATTTAGTAATTGAAAAACTATCAAAGCTTTTTACAGAGTTTGCTATAATTTTATTTAAACCACAATTTGAAGTTGGCGTGGAGGCAAAAAGAGATAAAAAGGGCAGGGTTTTAGATGAAAAAGCTATTTTAAAAGCTATGAACAAATTTGAACTAAATGCTGCAAAACAAGGACTTATAATGCTTAAAAAAGAAAAATCAAAACTAAAAGGAAAAAATGGAAATGAAGAGTATTTTTACCTTTTTAAAAAATAG
- the ligA gene encoding NAD-dependent DNA ligase LigA, with protein MTIDEYIKAIDLLNLWARAYYTEDAPLASDEEYDSLYNKVLEYESQNKSEILEYSPTQKIGGAISDGFEKLAHINQMWSMEDIFNDDELISWLKRGEKSGFEFYCEPKFDGASLNLLYENGILKSAATRGDGVIGEDVTQNAKVIKSIPLKIDYTGKIEIRGEVVISKSDFDELNLERSKNGELPLANPRNAAAGSLRQLDSSIVAKRKLKFIPWDAGYNELGLKTHFEIMSFIRKLGFLQDSFIRVCKTKNEITKAYDDLVAKRDDKEILMDGMVIRINLLSKCQELGYTVKFPKFMVAYKFKAVEKVTRLKDIALQVGRSGVVTPVGVLEPVEIDGAIVKNATLHNFDEIKRLGLMKNDFVNIIRSGDVIPKITSVYKDRRDGSQTEISRPTTCPVCGSHLLDEGVFVKCQNLDCKARVINSLIYFASKKCMNIDGLGEAIVKTLFEEGKIAKIPDIYNLKKEDLENLEGFKDKKIANLLNAINSSKNSPLYRFITSLGIEHIGEVAAKKLDESFGLKWIDAKKDDFLNLDGFGEAMAESLVEFIETNIEKIINLTNIINPKPSVFETKNSVFNNKTVVITGTLSKSRDYFKDLLLENGAKVTNSVSKKTDFLLCGSEAGSKLENALKLGVKVIDESEFLKLLESEF; from the coding sequence ATGACAATAGATGAGTATATAAAAGCAATTGATTTACTTAATTTATGGGCTAGGGCATATTACACAGAAGATGCCCCTTTGGCAAGTGATGAAGAGTATGATAGTCTTTATAATAAAGTCTTAGAGTATGAATCACAAAACAAAAGTGAAATTTTAGAGTACTCTCCAACACAAAAAATAGGCGGAGCTATAAGCGATGGGTTTGAAAAACTAGCTCACATTAATCAAATGTGGTCTATGGAAGATATTTTTAACGATGATGAACTAATATCTTGGCTAAAAAGAGGTGAAAAATCCGGATTTGAGTTTTATTGTGAGCCAAAATTTGATGGAGCAAGTCTAAATTTACTCTATGAAAATGGCATTTTAAAAAGTGCTGCAACAAGAGGCGATGGAGTAATTGGCGAAGATGTAACACAAAATGCAAAAGTTATAAAAAGTATTCCATTAAAGATTGACTACACAGGAAAAATAGAGATAAGAGGTGAAGTTGTAATATCAAAAAGTGATTTTGACGAGTTAAATTTAGAGCGTTCAAAAAACGGTGAACTTCCATTGGCAAATCCTAGAAATGCAGCAGCTGGAAGCCTAAGACAACTTGATAGCAGTATTGTTGCTAAAAGAAAACTTAAATTTATCCCTTGGGATGCAGGCTATAATGAACTAGGTTTAAAAACTCATTTTGAGATTATGAGTTTCATTAGAAAACTTGGTTTTTTACAAGATAGTTTTATAAGAGTTTGTAAAACTAAAAATGAAATTACAAAAGCTTATGATGATTTAGTCGCAAAAAGAGATGATAAAGAGATCTTAATGGATGGAATGGTCATAAGAATAAATCTGCTTTCAAAATGTCAAGAACTTGGATATACTGTTAAATTTCCAAAATTTATGGTGGCTTATAAATTTAAAGCAGTTGAAAAAGTAACAAGACTAAAAGATATTGCTTTGCAGGTTGGAAGAAGTGGGGTGGTAACTCCAGTTGGAGTTTTAGAGCCAGTTGAAATAGATGGTGCTATTGTAAAAAATGCAACTCTTCATAATTTTGACGAGATAAAACGCCTAGGACTTATGAAAAATGATTTTGTAAATATTATAAGAAGTGGCGATGTAATACCAAAAATAACAAGTGTTTATAAAGACAGGCGAGATGGAAGCCAGACAGAAATTTCACGCCCTACAACTTGTCCAGTTTGTGGTTCGCATCTACTTGATGAGGGTGTGTTTGTAAAGTGTCAAAATCTTGATTGTAAAGCAAGGGTTATAAACTCACTTATTTATTTTGCTTCTAAAAAGTGCATGAATATAGACGGACTTGGTGAAGCTATCGTAAAAACACTTTTTGAAGAGGGAAAAATAGCAAAAATTCCAGATATTTATAATCTAAAAAAAGAAGATTTAGAAAATCTAGAAGGCTTTAAAGATAAAAAAATTGCAAATTTACTAAATGCTATTAATAGTTCTAAAAACTCTCCGCTTTACCGTTTTATAACTTCTTTGGGGATTGAACATATAGGCGAAGTTGCAGCAAAAAAACTGGATGAAAGTTTTGGATTAAAGTGGATTGATGCTAAAAAAGATGATTTTTTAAATCTTGATGGCTTTGGGGAAGCAATGGCTGAGAGTTTGGTTGAGTTTATAGAAACAAATATAGAAAAAATTATAAATTTAACCAATATCATAAACCCTAAACCATCAGTTTTTGAAACTAAAAATAGTGTATTTAACAATAAAACTGTTGTCATAACTGGAACTTTAAGTAAAAGCAGGGATTATTTTAAAGATTTACTTTTAGAAAATGGTGCAAAAGTTACAAACTCTGTTTCTAAAAAAACTGATTTTTTGCTTTGCGGAAGTGAAGCTGGAAGCAAATTAGAAAACGCATTAAAACTTGGTGTTAAAGTTATAGATGAGAGTGAGTTTTTAAAGCTTTTAGAAAGTGAGTTTTAA
- the folP gene encoding dihydropteroate synthase: MKIFKINNKTNFSEICKSIKPEKVGKKLMQKKANLNFFYIKDLKAPAANILKQDALSIGAELVCQRSAILGQGAGNALLIANDKQLANLAKKEALQDFGLKNLSKFIRKDFIKPKKPEIMGVVNINEDSFNKASRVNTKTGIQRIEKQINDGASYIDLGGVSSRPGSKYCGRDEEFRRIKDIISEIYKLNLYEKAKFSLDSFDEYCLEYALNQGFTFINDISADLSLCKLAKKYNATYSLMHMKGDPTNMQKDPKYDDLIDEIDEFFKVKLDEIYSYGVKDIVLDPGIGFGKSASDNLFLIKHLEHFLHFNLPLFVGASRKSVINYYSKSEVDERLAGSLYLHLKAYENGATIIRTHDVFEHSQMFKLHEAMNKISIW; this comes from the coding sequence TTGAAAATATTTAAAATAAACAATAAAACAAATTTTAGTGAAATTTGCAAGAGTATAAAACCTGAAAAAGTTGGTAAAAAGTTAATGCAAAAAAAGGCAAATTTAAACTTTTTTTATATAAAAGATTTAAAAGCACCAGCTGCAAATATATTGAAGCAAGATGCTTTAAGTATTGGCGCGGAGCTTGTTTGTCAAAGAAGTGCGATTTTAGGGCAAGGCGCTGGGAACGCACTTTTAATAGCTAATGATAAGCAACTTGCTAATTTGGCTAAAAAAGAAGCTTTGCAAGATTTTGGTTTAAAAAATCTATCTAAATTTATAAGAAAAGATTTTATAAAACCGAAAAAACCCGAAATAATGGGTGTTGTAAATATAAATGAAGATAGTTTTAATAAAGCAAGTAGAGTAAATACAAAAACTGGAATACAAAGAATCGAAAAACAAATTAATGATGGTGCAAGCTATATTGATTTAGGAGGAGTTTCTAGTAGACCAGGAAGTAAATATTGTGGAAGAGATGAAGAATTTAGAAGAATAAAAGATATTATTAGTGAAATTTATAAACTGAATTTATATGAAAAAGCAAAATTTAGCCTTGATAGTTTTGATGAATACTGCCTTGAATATGCTCTAAATCAGGGTTTTACTTTTATAAATGATATAAGTGCTGATTTAAGTCTTTGTAAATTGGCAAAAAAATACAACGCAACTTACTCTTTAATGCACATGAAAGGTGATCCTACAAATATGCAAAAAGATCCTAAATACGATGATTTGATAGATGAAATTGATGAATTTTTTAAAGTTAAATTAGATGAAATTTATAGTTATGGTGTTAAAGATATTGTGCTTGATCCAGGTATTGGTTTTGGCAAAAGTGCAAGTGATAATCTTTTTTTAATCAAACATTTAGAGCATTTTTTACATTTTAATTTGCCACTTTTTGTAGGGGCAAGTAGAAAAAGCGTAATAAATTATTATTCTAAAAGCGAAGTTGATGAGCGACTTGCAGGAAGTTTATATCTGCACCTAAAGGCTTATGAAAATGGTGCAACCATAATAAGAACACATGATGTTTTTGAACATTCTCAAATGTTTAAATTACATGAAGCGATGAATAAAATATCTATTTGGTAA
- a CDS encoding DNA polymerase III subunit delta', with protein MNKIIICRDFELIKSNLINKFGRNNLRIFEKSEILLEDTNAAKDEAYISEKEQKIIVLIGHKFRTEAQNSLLLILENTPKNIEFILISNSKNVFLPTIRSRLIIENHFIKEILPKTGLNLRNLSLNDINNFLNKQIKLEKEGVLDRVGLKNLLHAIVKECFEQGIKFNQNELNHINKLMILINLNTKARAVLTPLLLMISDAKKI; from the coding sequence TTGAATAAAATCATAATTTGTAGAGATTTTGAGCTTATTAAATCAAATTTAATTAATAAATTTGGAAGAAATAATTTAAGAATATTTGAAAAAAGTGAAATTTTACTAGAGGATACTAACGCTGCAAAAGATGAAGCCTATATATCAGAAAAAGAGCAAAAAATTATAGTTTTAATAGGACATAAATTTAGAACTGAAGCACAAAATTCACTTCTTTTAATTTTAGAAAATACTCCTAAGAATATTGAGTTTATTTTAATTAGTAATAGTAAAAATGTATTTTTACCGACTATTAGATCAAGGCTTATTATAGAAAATCATTTTATTAAAGAAATTTTACCAAAAACTGGGTTAAATTTGAGAAATTTAAGCTTAAATGATATAAATAACTTTTTAAACAAGCAAATTAAACTTGAAAAAGAGGGCGTTCTTGATAGAGTTGGTTTAAAAAATTTACTTCATGCCATAGTAAAAGAGTGTTTTGAGCAAGGCATTAAATTTAATCAAAATGAGTTAAATCATATCAATAAACTTATGATTTTGATAAATTTAAATACCAAAGCAAGGGCTGTTTTAACACCACTTTTACTTATGATAAGTGATGCTAAAAAGATATGA
- a CDS encoding HobA family DNA replication regulator encodes MQDLYKWSLTKIRKDALMSAWMEDRREEWSPLTASRIRFLLDGVAFLVFCDEQRSWFERYFLTNINKSDNERPILPFFSLRSMFANLDEINTKEGVELLDDMLSLAFPKGYLFFYIGRGGTSFSQIAKSNENSYMWLIDEHSENAFYLDGKDENLDIKLIQLFKLFNSSISAALFDEIVL; translated from the coding sequence ATGCAAGATCTTTATAAGTGGAGTTTAACAAAAATTAGAAAAGACGCCTTGATGTCGGCGTGGATGGAAGATAGAAGAGAAGAGTGGTCTCCATTAACCGCATCAAGGATAAGATTTTTACTTGATGGGGTTGCTTTTTTAGTTTTTTGTGACGAGCAAAGAAGTTGGTTTGAGAGATATTTTTTAACAAATATTAATAAAAGCGATAATGAAAGACCAATTTTGCCATTTTTTTCACTTCGTTCAATGTTTGCAAATTTGGATGAAATAAACACAAAGGAGGGTGTTGAACTACTTGATGATATGCTTAGTCTCGCTTTTCCAAAAGGATATCTATTTTTTTATATAGGTCGTGGCGGAACATCTTTTTCGCAAATTGCAAAAAGTAATGAAAATAGCTATATGTGGTTGATTGATGAGCATAGTGAAAATGCTTTTTATCTTGATGGTAAAGATGAAAATTTAGACATTAAATTAATTCAACTTTTTAAGCTTTTTAACTCAAGTATTAGTGCAGCTTTATTTGATGAGATAGTACTTTGA
- a CDS encoding aspartate kinase, translating into MLIVQKYGGTSVGTLERIDLVAKRIAKRKDEGNSLVVVVSAMSGVTNKLIDYAEYFSKNPSSRELDMLLSAGERVTSSLLAIALKELGYKAVAFSGRQAGLKTDSFHTKAKIELIDPTSINEALKEDKIVVIAGFQGVDKNGDVTTLGRGGSDLSAVAIAGAIKADLCEIYTDVDGVYTTDPRIESRARKLDKITYDEMLELASLGAKVLQNRSVELAKKLNINLVTRSSFNENNGTLITGEKKMEGAIISGIALDRNQARVTIRNVDDKPGVAAKIFKILSTQETNVDMIIQNIGTDGVANIGFTVPENELNQTLKALSNLDDSFSVESDSNIVKVSVVGIGMKSHSGIAALAFETLAKNGINIQMISTSEIRISIIVEAKYGELAVRILHEAYELYK; encoded by the coding sequence ATGCTAATAGTCCAAAAATATGGTGGTACAAGCGTTGGAACACTTGAAAGAATAGATTTAGTAGCTAAGAGAATAGCTAAGAGAAAAGATGAGGGAAATAGCCTTGTTGTTGTTGTTTCAGCTATGAGTGGTGTTACAAATAAATTAATTGATTATGCTGAATATTTTAGTAAAAATCCAAGTAGTAGAGAGCTTGACATGCTTTTAAGTGCTGGAGAAAGAGTTACGAGTTCACTTTTAGCTATTGCACTTAAAGAGCTAGGCTATAAAGCGGTAGCTTTTAGTGGAAGACAAGCGGGTTTAAAAACAGATAGTTTTCATACAAAAGCTAAAATTGAACTAATTGACCCAACTTCTATAAATGAAGCTTTAAAAGAGGATAAAATAGTTGTTATAGCTGGTTTTCAAGGAGTTGATAAAAACGGAGATGTAACAACTCTTGGTCGCGGGGGAAGCGATCTTTCAGCTGTTGCAATAGCTGGAGCTATAAAAGCTGATTTATGTGAAATTTATACAGATGTAGACGGTGTTTATACTACAGATCCAAGAATTGAGTCAAGAGCTAGAAAGCTAGATAAAATAACATATGATGAGATGCTAGAGCTTGCAAGCTTAGGTGCTAAAGTTTTACAAAATAGATCAGTTGAGTTAGCAAAAAAATTAAATATAAATTTAGTTACAAGAAGTAGCTTTAATGAAAACAATGGAACACTTATAACAGGAGAAAAAAAGATGGAAGGTGCTATAATAAGCGGAATTGCACTTGATAGAAACCAAGCAAGAGTTACAATTAGAAATGTTGATGATAAACCTGGCGTTGCAGCAAAAATTTTTAAAATTCTTTCAACTCAAGAGACAAATGTTGATATGATAATCCAAAATATAGGAACAGATGGTGTTGCAAACATAGGTTTTACTGTTCCTGAAAATGAACTTAATCAAACATTAAAAGCTTTATCAAATCTAGATGATAGTTTTAGTGTAGAAAGTGATAGCAATATAGTAAAAGTTTCAGTTGTTGGAATTGGTATGAAATCACATAGTGGAATTGCTGCTCTAGCTTTTGAGACTTTAGCAAAAAATGGTATAAATATACAGATGATTTCAACAAGTGAGATAAGAATTTCAATAATTGTTGAAGCAAAATATGGCGAACTTGCCGTTAGGATACTTCACGAAGCTTATGAGCTGTATAAATAA
- a CDS encoding RNA pyrophosphohydrolase — protein sequence MEKNYRPNVAAIIMSSLYPFEMKFFLAKRVDIKDAWQFPQGGIDKGETPKMALFRELKEEIGTDKVEIIAEYPKWLSYDFPEDVLEKMKPYSGQIQKYFLVRLKKNAKIKLNTEIPEFNDYNFVSFDEIDKNVRSFKRESYLEVLNYFKDKGYI from the coding sequence ATGGAAAAAAACTATAGACCTAATGTCGCAGCTATTATAATGTCATCTTTATATCCTTTTGAAATGAAATTTTTTCTAGCAAAAAGAGTTGATATAAAAGATGCTTGGCAGTTTCCACAAGGTGGAATTGACAAAGGTGAAACTCCTAAAATGGCACTTTTTAGAGAGTTAAAAGAAGAAATAGGAACTGATAAAGTGGAAATTATTGCAGAATATCCAAAATGGCTTAGTTATGATTTTCCAGAAGATGTTTTGGAAAAAATGAAACCATATAGCGGTCAAATTCAAAAATATTTCTTAGTAAGACTTAAAAAAAATGCTAAAATCAAACTAAACACCGAAATTCCAGAATTTAACGATTATAATTTTGTGAGTTTTGATGAAATCGATAAGAATGTAAGATCTTTTAAAAGAGAGTCTTATTTAGAGGTTTTAAACTATTTTAAAGATAAAGGTTATATATAA
- the hemW gene encoding radical SAM family heme chaperone HemW, translating to MHIYIHIPFCAKKCPYCAFGSSDKEFDLVDEYFNALSFEIKNTPLSKISTIFVGGGTPSVIKSSYYAKIFKLFEKFLDDDSEITFEANPNSANFKWLKDLKDIGVNRISFGTQSFNEKKLIFLGRNHTKFDTIKAVENAKLAGFKNINVDLIYATKFDSKKLLEDEILNLKQLELSHISAYSLILEKNTKFEDKKSYQKDSVNLAKFLFKKLEEIGFNQYEISNFGIVCKHNLVYWQGKNYIGFGAYSVGFKDNKRFYALKDTKSYIKNPNFRDIESLNNNDLKLERLFLGFRSIVGVNENLLNKTELKKAQILVDENKLFLKNGIFYNKNYLLADEIALFINDSFTLN from the coding sequence TTGCACATTTATATACATATTCCATTTTGTGCTAAAAAGTGTCCTTATTGTGCTTTTGGTTCAAGTGATAAAGAATTTGATCTAGTAGATGAATATTTTAATGCTTTAAGTTTTGAGATAAAAAATACACCTTTAAGTAAAATTTCAACAATTTTTGTAGGTGGTGGAACACCAAGTGTTATAAAATCAAGCTATTATGCCAAAATTTTTAAGTTATTTGAGAAGTTCTTGGATGATGATAGTGAAATAACATTTGAAGCAAATCCAAACTCGGCCAATTTTAAATGGCTTAAAGACTTAAAAGACATTGGGGTAAATAGAATAAGCTTTGGAACGCAAAGCTTTAATGAAAAGAAGTTAATTTTTTTAGGAAGAAATCATACAAAATTTGATACTATAAAAGCTGTTGAAAACGCTAAACTAGCTGGATTTAAGAATATAAATGTAGATTTAATTTATGCAACTAAATTTGACTCTAAAAAACTACTTGAAGATGAAATTTTAAATTTAAAACAACTAGAACTTTCTCATATTAGCGCATATTCTCTTATTTTAGAAAAAAATACTAAATTTGAAGATAAAAAAAGCTATCAAAAAGATAGTGTAAACTTAGCAAAATTTTTATTTAAAAAACTTGAAGAGATTGGTTTTAATCAGTATGAAATTTCAAATTTTGGTATAGTTTGTAAACATAATCTTGTTTATTGGCAAGGAAAAAATTATATAGGTTTTGGTGCCTATAGTGTTGGGTTTAAAGACAATAAGAGATTTTATGCTTTAAAAGATACAAAATCATATATAAAAAATCCAAATTTTAGGGATATTGAGAGCTTAAACAATAATGATTTAAAACTTGAAAGACTGTTTTTAGGATTTAGATCAATTGTTGGGGTAAATGAAAATTTACTAAACAAAACTGAACTTAAAAAAGCTCAAATTTTAGTTGATGAAAATAAACTTTTCTTAAAAAATGGAATTTTTTACAATAAAAATTATTTATTAGCTGATGAAATAGCCCTTTTCATAAATGATAGTTTTACACTAAATTAA
- the tatB gene encoding Sec-independent protein translocase protein TatB — translation MFGMSFPEILVIAIIAVLALGPQKLPKAMVEIAKYLKIIRKTINDAKQSFDQEVRIAELKEDAKKYKESIAKTKDDIKKKLTFEELEELKSGINEVKTGVTTSLSDIKNEIDEVKKMPENIFENKTENSNDNNSENLTKNNIEEKNSDLKKDENV, via the coding sequence ATGTTTGGAATGAGTTTTCCTGAAATTTTAGTCATTGCCATAATCGCTGTTTTAGCACTTGGTCCGCAAAAACTGCCAAAAGCAATGGTTGAAATCGCCAAATATCTAAAAATTATAAGAAAAACAATAAATGATGCAAAACAAAGTTTTGACCAAGAAGTAAGAATTGCAGAACTTAAAGAAGATGCAAAAAAATATAAAGAAAGTATCGCAAAAACAAAAGATGATATCAAAAAAAAGCTTACTTTTGAAGAGCTTGAAGAGCTTAAAAGTGGTATAAATGAAGTAAAAACAGGGGTTACAACAAGCTTATCTGATATTAAAAATGAAATAGACGAAGTTAAAAAAATGCCAGAAAATATATTTGAAAATAAAACTGAAAACTCAAATGATAATAACAGTGAAAATTTGACAAAAAACAATATAGAAGAAAAAAATAGCGATTTAAAAAAGGATGAAAATGTTTGA